The following are encoded together in the Calditrichota bacterium genome:
- the secF gene encoding protein translocase subunit SecF: MIRFIGKTNIDFQSKRHFWMTLSGIVILAGLVSLVLRGGPNYSIDFTGGLAVLLRSHAPQGAAPLDEEMMRRSLDKIGISGSEVKTSRSAEGEDLLIRMKEETRFKPPEALIRARLDETHSGEWQVVPDNQLNQTGLERLKGRSYVAVSTELSEAVLSGLLRTVEIDNPEAIRYATETGDQVWILSGDGRDPISRLLKVLREDYPGYTFDVRSIELVGPRIGAELRGKAMLALLVSWGLIILYLWWRFDLVFGIAAIIALVHDILITIGVLGFLNYEISMTVVGALLTLIGFSVNDTIVTFDRIRENLRRFKDHPVKEVVNNSINQTLARTIITSGTVLLVVIVLFYNGGEVLHGFALAMLIGLLVGTYSSIYIAAPILIDYTERTGKPLAKRIKAKS; encoded by the coding sequence ATGATTCGCTTCATCGGCAAGACAAACATCGACTTTCAAAGCAAGCGCCACTTCTGGATGACGCTCTCCGGCATCGTTATCCTGGCAGGACTGGTATCGCTGGTCTTGCGCGGCGGACCGAACTACTCCATCGACTTCACCGGCGGACTCGCGGTGCTGCTTCGCTCCCATGCGCCTCAAGGCGCCGCTCCGCTTGACGAGGAGATGATGCGCCGCTCTCTCGATAAGATCGGCATATCCGGATCCGAGGTGAAGACGAGCCGCTCGGCGGAGGGTGAAGATCTCCTCATTCGTATGAAGGAGGAGACGCGCTTCAAGCCACCGGAAGCACTTATCCGCGCCCGCCTTGACGAGACGCATTCCGGTGAGTGGCAGGTTGTTCCCGACAATCAGTTGAACCAGACCGGTTTGGAAAGGCTCAAAGGGCGCAGTTATGTCGCAGTTTCGACAGAACTTTCTGAAGCGGTTCTATCGGGTCTATTACGGACGGTCGAAATCGACAATCCGGAGGCTATCAGATATGCAACCGAGACGGGCGATCAAGTTTGGATACTATCAGGAGACGGCAGGGACCCGATAAGTCGCCTCCTCAAGGTGCTTCGTGAGGATTATCCCGGCTACACCTTCGATGTGCGCTCCATAGAACTGGTTGGTCCCCGCATCGGCGCCGAACTGCGAGGCAAGGCGATGCTCGCACTCCTTGTTTCGTGGGGACTCATCATCCTCTACCTATGGTGGCGGTTCGATCTGGTCTTCGGCATCGCAGCGATTATAGCGCTGGTGCACGATATTCTGATTACGATCGGGGTTCTCGGATTCCTTAACTACGAGATTTCGATGACCGTCGTCGGCGCGCTTTTGACTCTCATTGGATTCTCGGTCAACGACACAATTGTAACCTTCGACCGGATACGAGAGAACTTGCGTCGCTTCAAAGATCATCCTGTCAAGGAAGTGGTCAACAATTCAATCAACCAGACGCTGGCTCGCACGATCATTACCAGTGGAACGGTTCTCCTTGTAGTCATAGTGCTCTTCTATAATGGTGGTGAGGTGTTGCATGGTTTTGCACTGGCAATGCTGATCGGTCTTCTGGTCGGGACTTACTCGAGCATCTACATCGCAGCGCCAATCCTGATAGACTACACCGAGCGGACCGGCAAGCCGCTCGCCAAGCGGATCAAAGCCAAGTCGTGA